One part of the Lytechinus pictus isolate F3 Inbred chromosome 3, Lp3.0, whole genome shotgun sequence genome encodes these proteins:
- the LOC129255478 gene encoding histone-lysine N-methyltransferase SUV39H2-like, which translates to MATAEKLAQKKRSEKWKESESKLLTDVLKSLVKKELKSWEQELNSKCQNEAPITVVNNVDLEGPPQDFVYISDYIAGTGVDIPTDPPVGCECENCSPEAESRCCPQNGGVKFAYSKNKLVKAKPGTPIYECNTRCKCGEQCPNRVVQLGRKHKLVIFRTDNGRGWGVKTLVDIKKNSFVMEYVGEVITSEEAERRGKIYDANGRTYLFDLDYNDDDCPFTVDAGHYGNISHFVNHSCEPNLVVYGVWVNCLDPRLPRIALFACSDIKAGEEITFDYQMTGSVNEEGANELGQVECRCGSTNCRGFLFE; encoded by the exons atggcaaccgcCGAAAAG CTTGCTCAGAAGAAGAGGTCTGAAAAGTGGAAGGAGTCTGAGTCCAAGTTACTAACTGATGTCCTCAAATCCCTTGTCAAGAAAGAACTTAAATCCTGGGAGCAAGAGCTCAACTCAAAATGTCAGAATGAAGCACCCATCACTGTTGTTAACAACGTAGACCTGGAGGGACCTCCTCAGGACTTTGTCTACATCAGTGATTACATAGCAGGCACAGGTGTTGACATCCCCACTGATCCTCCAGTTGGCTGTGAGTGCGAAAATTGCTCTCCTGAAGCTGAGAGTAGGTGCTGTCCCCAGAATGGTGGAGTCAAATTTGCCTACAGCAAAAATAAACTTGTAAAGGCAAAACCAGGAACTCCAATCTATGAGTGCAATACAAGGTGTAAGTGTGGAGAGCAGTGCCCCAACCGGGTTGTTCAATTGGGCAGGAAACACAAGCTAGTAATCTTCAGAACAGACAATGGCAGAGGCTGGGGTGTGAAGACTCTCGTAGACATCAAGAAGAATTCATTTGTCATGGAATATGTTGGAGag GTAATTACAAGTGAAGAAGCAGAGCGAAGAGGGAAAATCTATGATGCTAATGGTAGAACATATCTATTTGATCTGGactacaatgatgatgattgccCATTCACTGTTGATGCTGGTCACTATGGCAACATATCTCATTTTGTCAACCATTCT TGTGAGCCAAATCTTGTTGTCTATGGTGTGTGGGTTAATTGCCTTGATCCGAGACTACCTCGTATTGCTCTTTTTGCCTGTAGTGATATCAAAGCCGGCGAGGAAATCACCTTTGATTATCAGATGACAG GTTCAGTAAACGAAGAAGGAGCCAACGAATTAGGTCAAGTAGAATGCAGATGTGGGTCCACAAACTGCAGGGGCTTTCTATTTGAATGA